One Streptomyces umbrinus genomic window, TTTGCCACGTGCGTCCTTCGTCGAGGTGAGCTGCCCGGCGTCATCGTAGGTCTTGGTGCTCTGGCCCTTGTCCGGGTCGGAGATGCCCACCTGCCGGCCGAGCAGGTCATAGGTGTAGCGCCACGTGCTGCCCGCGGCATCCGTGATCGTTTCGATCTCGCCAGTGTTGGTGTAGGTGTAGCGGGTCTTGTTGTGGTCGCCGGTCGGAGTGGCCGCGGCATAGAACTGGCGCTGCTCGCTGAGCTGGCCTCTGGCATCGGTGTAGGTGGTGACCGGCGTGCCGCCCTCAGGCGGAGTCGTCTCGGTGCGGTCGCCGAAGTACGCCGTCGTCGTCTTGTGGAGCTCGGTGCCGAGGGAGTGCACGGCCGTCACGGTGGGTCGCTCTGCCCCGTCGAAGGTCGTACGGGTCATAGCGGGCACCTTGGTGTCATCAACGCCTGCGAGCGTGGTGCCAGGTGTTCCGGTGTCGGCGTAGGGTCCGTTGGCCTGGACAGCCAGCCCGCGGGAGTCGTACAGCGTGTCGGTGAGCACTCGCAACGGCCCCTGACCGGCTGGCCCGGGTCCCACCGCCTGCTTCTGGCGAGAGCGCAGGAAGCCGTCGAACAACTCGTAGCCCGTCTGGGTGTTGCCGTTCGGCTTGAGGACCTCCGTGGACACCCAGCTCGGCCCGTCGGGGCGGACTCCGTAGGCGTAGCGGGTGTTCGGGCTGTCGCCGCTGTCCTTGCTGCGGCCGGGCTTCCACACTCCCACCAGCCGGCCCAGCGCGTCGTACGTCAGATCCGTGCGCCGGCCATTGGGATCGGCGACCTTCACCGGCCGGCCCAGCACAGGGTCGAGCGTGGTCGTCGTGACATGGTCGTCCGACAGGTTGGCCACGTCCATCGGGTTGGTCGCCGTCGTGGACGTCGGCAGACCGGTCTGCGGCGAGTAGCTGGTGGTCGTCTTGCGGTTCAGCGGGTCGACGGCTTCCAGAACCCGGCCGTAGCCGTCGAAGGTGGACCTGGTCTTGGGGATGTAAGTGGCCTCGCCGTCGACGTACGCCTTGAGCTCCTCGACCTTCGTCGCGTCACCGGCCGTCGGTGCCGCTCCGAGGGCGCCGCCGTCATAGTACGTACGGTTATGGGAAACGGCGTCGCGGGGGTACGAAGGCGTGGTGCCGCAGGCGACGGCGTCGGTCCACTCCTCCGACACCAGCTCGAGCTGCCACGACGTCTCGTTGCGGGCGTAGCGGGTGGTGACGCACCGATTGTCGGTCGCCACGTCGACATCGCCGAGGTCGTTCACCTCGATAGGCAGGTGCTCGGCGTTGTACTTGGTGGTGACCTCGGTGGTGCGCAGGCCTCCGGGCTTCAGGGTCGTCCGGGTGGTCGTCTTCTCGACCTCGACGACATGGGACTTCAGCGTGCCGTGGATGGCCGTCGGATCGCGCTTCAACGGATCGTTGATCACGCTGGAGACCACCGGCCCCCCAGCCCCCTCGTAGGTGATCTGCTCGCGCTGGAAGCCGGACAGCTGGTCATCGTCGGGCCAGGTCGCACCCTGGGAGTCGGTGATCGGGTCGCCGCCCATTCCGCGGAAGTACTGGTGCAGCGTCGACGACTGCGTGACCTTCGTCGGGTCTCCGCTCAGGACGCGCACCTTCTCGTAGCCGCGGTATTGGCTCCACGTCCGGCGCGCGGCCGGGACCAGCGGGTTGTCGTCGTACTTCCAGGCGGTACCGCCGACGTACTCGTAGCTGGTCGTCTCGGTCTGCTGCCCGCCGACCCGGTCCTGGAGCGCGACCGACTGGACGCGGTACTTGTTCATCCAGTCGTTGCGCTGGATGTCGCCGTCCGGTGTCCAGATCGCGGGGAAGCAGCGCTTGGTGTTGCCCTGCGCGGCCGGGGGCGAGGTCGGCGAGCAGTCGGTGCCGTCGTAGTAGACCGAGACGGTGCCGCCGGACTCGTTGTTGATCTGGTTGATCCGCCACTTGTTCATCGGCAGCAGGCCGTCGGTGTCGGAGTTCAGCCGGTTCGGCAGCTGAGTCCCGCTGAAGGTGACCTTCGGCAGCTCGATGGCCTGGCCGACGATGTTGTCCCCGGACGCGAGCCCGGTGTGGGTGATGCCGTGCAGCCACAGCGACGGCGTGGTGTTGTCGGTGTTGGGCGGGTAGCTGTGCTCGAACGTCCACCGGTCGACGTCCTTGTAGGCGCTGCCGTTCCACACCTGCGTGGTGATGGTGGAAAGCCGCTTGGTCGACCAGAACGTCGGGGAGAACTTCGTCCCGCAGTTCTGCCCGTCTGCGCACGCCTGGTCGGACGGAACGTCCGGGCCGCCGCGCTCGGCGTGGTCCAGGACCACCTGGGCGGCCGGATGCTCCCCGTTCCTTCCGCCGTACTCGATGCGGTCCAGGATCCCGCCGCGGACGTACCGGGTCGTCTTCGCCCCGCTGAGGTTGCGACCGTAGTTGTTCGTCTCCGGCGTGTACGAGTACGTGATCGTGTTGCCGTGGGTGTCGATGACCTTGTCCAGGTTCCACCGGTAGGCCTGGTCGCACCACGACGCGTCGAACGTGGCCTGCTTACACGGCTCGCCGTCCTCGTTGCCGAACACCGGCACCGTCCACGCCGACGTCTTGGTCTGGCCGAAGAAATACTGGGTGCCATCGGTCGTGGTGAGCTTCCAGTGCTCGCCGACTCCCTCGCTGCCGCCCTTGTCGCCGTTGTCCACCCCGGTCAGCCGCTCGATCCGGCTCCCGTCGTCCTTCTCCGGCCGCCACCTGTTGCCGCCTGCGTACACGAGCCGCGAGGAGCGCCCGTCAAGGCTCAGCGACGCGTTGTCGGTCTCCCAGCACAGGTCCCCGGTCTTCTTGAGCGGGTCGGTGATGTCGTCGGCGCAGCCCATGTAGGAGCGCTCGATCGAGCCCGGCCACATGTCCCAGCCCAGGCCCATCGCCGAGGCCTGGTTGTTCGTCGCGGCCGTCTGGCCGTCCACGGACCCGGAGGAGTACGACAGCGACAGGTCCGGCTCCAGGCCGCCGGGGGCGGCGGGCACCTTCAGCGGATACGAGTAGGTGAAGTCGCCGGACTGCGTCGACACCGCCCACGAACCCGAGGGCGACAGCGACGTCGCCTTGTAGTCGCCCGTCTCCCCGTTCGGGGCGGCGGTGAGCGCGAAGGTCGAACCCGCCCTGGCCACCGTCACGTCCGCGGTCGCCGTCCCGGCCTCGACGTCGTTGGTCGTCGTCAGGACCTTCCCCGCCGAGCCGTTGTTGGGGACCTCGACCAGGCGCAGCCGGGCCGCCCAGTCACCGCCGTAGGCGTGCCGGAAGGACGAGTAGTCGACGGTCAGGGACACCTTGCCGGGTTCGGTCTTCCCGTCGGTACGGCTCAGCTTCAGCATGAGCCCGTCGACGCTCCGCCTCTTCGCGCTTGGGTGATCGATCATCTCCACCTGGACCGTGGGTGGTGTGGCCGACTTCCCGGCACCGCCCAGCAAGACCGATTCGCTGGCGGCACCGACCCATACCGGTAGCGCCTTGGCCCGGACCCGCCGCGCCCCGAATTGGGTCGCCGCCGCCGGTGGCGTCACCTCCGCCTTCCCCGCGGCGGGCCACGACGCAGTCGGCTTCCACTTGGCCACGGCCTCGGCCACCTTGTCGGGCGGCGGTGCCTTGACGGGCACCTTGGCGGTGTCCACCAGGTGCGCGCGGTCCGGCTTGATCGGCGGCCAGCTCTCGTCCGCGCCCGCAGGCGACTGGATGCCCGCGACCAGCCCGACCACCAGGGTCACTGCGGTACCCGAAGCTATGAAACGACGCATGATCATGGCGACTTCCTCAGGTCCGTCAGGGGCGGGTGATCACGTAGCCGAGCGGGCGGCCGAAGTCGGCGCTCCCCTCGCAGAACGGGTCGAGGGACTCGAACCACTCGGCGCCCTCGCTGCGGCATGCGTACAGCTGTTGGCTCTCCATGCCGTCGGGTGGCTCAGACCACAGGTGGCCGCTGGGCCAGGCACCCATGTCGTTCTGGCCTTCGCATGCGACGTCCGTGGACACGAACTCGTCGAACACGTCGGAGCGGCTGTCCTCACACAGCTTCAGCTGCGGTGGGCCGCCTTCGATGCTCCGTAGCGACACGTAGCCCAGCACCTTCTCGGTCTTATAGCCGGATGGCAGGAATTGCGCGTGCGTGCTGGTCCAGCGCTCCCCGTCCGGCCCGCGATAGCGGATGAGCGGCGTGAGCGTTCGTACGTATCCGAAAAGGAACTCGGTACGCACCTTGTCCGGCGTGCTCTCACAGGCGTCGCTATGGGACAGGTAGTGGTCCCCGCTTGCAATCACCACGCACCGGTAGACCGGCAATGTGGGAACGCCCTCGGGCGGGTTTATGTAAACCCGTCCTGCGGTGCCGAGAACCTCATATCCTGCGCAGTTGGCCGCGTGGTCGAGGAAGAACCCTCCGCCATAGCGGCAGGAGTAGACCGGCCGGGTGTCCGGCGCGCCCTCCGGTGCGCTGAACCCGCGCGTGCCCTCGAAGTAGTACCCCGGCGGCACCGGACCAGGGCCGGTGTAGCGCCTGCCGTCATGCCCGGCGAACTGCCCGAAGGCGCCCACGAAGGCCGACGGGGGCTGCGGCTCCGTCTGGGCGCTGAGCTCGGCGATCTCCCGGTCCGCCAGCACGCCGTTATAGACGTGGACCTCGTCGATCGATCCCATCCAGTTCCCCGCCGGCTGGCCGTTCCACCTCCCCCGGCCGATGACCAGCGGGCCCGTCACGTTCGAGTTCTGCGTGCCGACCGCCTTGGTCCCGGCCAGGTGCCCGTTGACGTAGATGCGGATCTCGCCCGTCTGCGCGTCATGAACGGCGGCGATCGCCACCCACTCCCCCTGGACCGGCACCGTCCCGGACCCGGCAGCGTCCACCGACAGCGGGGTCGGGTTGGTCTGGTCCGGTGCGGTGACCAGGTGGAAGGACCACTTGTGGTCGCTGCCGACCTTGCGGCGCTGGAGGAAGAACCCGCTGTGCTGGCCGCCGTCCTGGCTCACCACGGTGCGCGCCGTGTCGTCCAGCACATCGGGTCTGACCCGCGCGGCGACCGTGAAGCTGGTGTCGGTGCGCGCCACCAGCGGCTGGGAGGTCAGCCCGGCGCCGGTCCCGTCCGCGAACCGCACCGCACCGCTGCCGACCTTGCCCGTGACCCAGCTCGCGTTGCTCAGGCCGACGGTGCGGTAGTTCCCCGAGGCGTCGCCCGCGCTGCCGCCCGAGCCTTCGTCCAGCGGGTAGTACGCCTCCTCGACCGGTGTCCCGGCCAGGCGATCGACCTCGCTGCGCGGCGTGTCCTCCCCCGGATCGAGGTAGGTCAGGTCGCTGAGCGCCCGGTCATAGATCTGCACCTCGTCGATGTCGCCGGCCCAGTTGTCCCCGAAGGTCCCCCGCGATTTGCCGCGGCCGATCTGGACCGAGCTGGATTCCCACGGTGTAGTCACCACGGCGGTGACGTTGTATTGGCGTAGACCGTTGACGTACAGGGTCATCGCTTGGGTGGGGACGTCGTAGACGCCCGCGAGATGGGTCCACACTCCGGCTTGGGCGGCCTTGAGCGATGTCACGGTGATCAGCTCGGCGTCGTCGGTGGCCTTGGTCGCCATCCGGAAGCCGAAGCGGTTGACCTCGCCGATGTACCCCAGCGAGAACGCGGACATCCGGTCGCCCACCTGCGAGACCGCGGTACGGGTGACACCGTTCGCCTGGTCCAGCTTCACCCATGCCGACACCGAGAAGCTCCCGTTCGTGGACACCGCGGGACCACCGCCGGGCGCGACATAGGAGTCGCTGGTGCCGGTGAAGTGCAGCGCGTCCCCAGCCCGGCCCTTGGTCCAGCGTGTGGGCCCGAGGGCGACCGTGCCGTTGTGACCACCCGTCGGGTCGGTCACGCCGGCATCGGTCCAGCGACCGTCCAGCGCCCACTGCGCCACCGGGCTCGCGCCCTTCGCCACTTTCAGCGTATGGAGCTCGCAGTCCGAGCTCACATTGCCGGCCCGGTCGACGGCCGTCACCCAGACGTCCCAGTCCGCCGCCTTCATCGGCGTCACCTTGAACGAGGCCTCACCACCCAGTTCCTCCGCGGGCACGCTGCGGGTCGTACGGCATTGGCTGCCGCCCTGTGCCAGGCCGTACCGGAACTCGACCACATCGGGGTCATTGGCCTTGACCGTGAACTCGGCCGGCGCACCCACGGTCGACTCGGAGGGCGGCGTGGCCGACGGCCTCCCGGGCTTTTCGTTGTCGATGTCGAGCTGGCACATCCCGGTGCCTGTCTGCGGCCCGAACGGGCTGGGACCCCAGTAGTCGCCGGCCCGTGCCCGCCATGAGAGCTGGAATCCGTGCTGGAAGGTCCCCTGCGGGATGACGTCGGTGAACTCCGAACCGTTGACCAGCGGCCCGGGAGCGTTCGGCGGCTCGTGCATGGATCCATGCCGGGTCCACCGCTCGAACCGCATCCACAGGTTGTCGCCGTCCCGGTCGGTCCCGGTCGCCCGCAGCGTGATCGGAGCTGCCGCGTTGCTGGCATAGTCCGGGTTGTTCACGTC contains:
- a CDS encoding RHS repeat-associated core domain-containing protein; its protein translation is MIMRRFIASGTAVTLVVGLVAGIQSPAGADESWPPIKPDRAHLVDTAKVPVKAPPPDKVAEAVAKWKPTASWPAAGKAEVTPPAAATQFGARRVRAKALPVWVGAASESVLLGGAGKSATPPTVQVEMIDHPSAKRRSVDGLMLKLSRTDGKTEPGKVSLTVDYSSFRHAYGGDWAARLRLVEVPNNGSAGKVLTTTNDVEAGTATADVTVARAGSTFALTAAPNGETGDYKATSLSPSGSWAVSTQSGDFTYSYPLKVPAAPGGLEPDLSLSYSSGSVDGQTAATNNQASAMGLGWDMWPGSIERSYMGCADDITDPLKKTGDLCWETDNASLSLDGRSSRLVYAGGNRWRPEKDDGSRIERLTGVDNGDKGGSEGVGEHWKLTTTDGTQYFFGQTKTSAWTVPVFGNEDGEPCKQATFDASWCDQAYRWNLDKVIDTHGNTITYSYTPETNNYGRNLSGAKTTRYVRGGILDRIEYGGRNGEHPAAQVVLDHAERGGPDVPSDQACADGQNCGTKFSPTFWSTKRLSTITTQVWNGSAYKDVDRWTFEHSYPPNTDNTTPSLWLHGITHTGLASGDNIVGQAIELPKVTFSGTQLPNRLNSDTDGLLPMNKWRINQINNESGGTVSVYYDGTDCSPTSPPAAQGNTKRCFPAIWTPDGDIQRNDWMNKYRVQSVALQDRVGGQQTETTSYEYVGGTAWKYDDNPLVPAARRTWSQYRGYEKVRVLSGDPTKVTQSSTLHQYFRGMGGDPITDSQGATWPDDDQLSGFQREQITYEGAGGPVVSSVINDPLKRDPTAIHGTLKSHVVEVEKTTTRTTLKPGGLRTTEVTTKYNAEHLPIEVNDLGDVDVATDNRCVTTRYARNETSWQLELVSEEWTDAVACGTTPSYPRDAVSHNRTYYDGGALGAAPTAGDATKVEELKAYVDGEATYIPKTRSTFDGYGRVLEAVDPLNRKTTTSYSPQTGLPTSTTATNPMDVANLSDDHVTTTTLDPVLGRPVKVADPNGRRTDLTYDALGRLVGVWKPGRSKDSGDSPNTRYAYGVRPDGPSWVSTEVLKPNGNTQTGYELFDGFLRSRQKQAVGPGPAGQGPLRVLTDTLYDSRGLAVQANGPYADTGTPGTTLAGVDDTKVPAMTRTTFDGAERPTVTAVHSLGTELHKTTTAYFGDRTETTPPEGGTPVTTYTDARGQLSEQRQFYAAATPTGDHNKTRYTYTNTGEIETITDAAGSTWRYTYDLLGRQVGISDPDKGQSTKTYDDAGQLTSTKDARGKTLGYRHDALGRKIEERLETANGPKVLANWTYDTLFKGQLTSSTRYVGTEKYTTAITGYDAAYRPTGKTLTLPSSLSPLNISLTTKSTYKVDGSPATVTLPALPGVAEETLTYGYDSLGLPFEMKANSGFKYVYDTAYSEFGELSQIQFGDLPASGQTAQQVAQTFYYKQGTRWLDRAVVQRQGGQPGSVQDLNYSYDKAGNVTSVADRPEIGTADVQCFTYDGLRRLSDAWTTTAATCGSPGNSGGGPAPYWTSYTYDAVGNRLSATQHGVGSGAAATATTSRYNYPDDDEEQPNTVSSITAGGTAVTAAGAYDYDETGNMTTRPGPSGTQTLTWSPQGKLETITSGSVTTTNSYDADQGLIASTDTGATTVYFGGDEIRYDKTTRRSASTRHYTFSGRTIAVRDAGGLKWLSPDHHGTDGVIVNAADSATALRRSDPFGNPRGTQPAWTGSRGFVGGTELPSGLTQLGVRQYDPNLGRFLSVDPVLDPKDPQQLNAYAYAINNPTTMTDPDGLKYFIDLDGSDAAPSRSAAKTMGYYNWKMAIYKASMRVWKRRCPPFGSFGCILNKPRKPNLFDPRDINPRYVKPKAKPTSKPESKSKPAEPVQFDRPIVTEDLNNSDAKGSTSICPSVAIAAGYGAGANACLSMDSNGFTFNAGVKQFGTEGAFAAADIGLMYNSGSADQINGGSGTYAQASLGGHLGGGGTLAAGVERSFDGELASYAQASLGIGLGAAVGEAGVTHGVNSGYFKWPWVDHVNVRVVDLPYRNPLAPKTSGWDRFS
- a CDS encoding LamG domain-containing protein, encoding MVGLSVLLTGLGAGGLTRERTADAAAPPPVSPTSSAPTPAERTALTRARESGKRVEVVAKRTETMEVYADPKGHFTAVLHPGPVRARQDGKWVAIDTTLVRRPDGSVAPRAAAVSLAFSKGGQEPLVRLGQGGKQVALGWPDPLPTPVLKGDTATYPEVMPGVDLKLTAGSAGFSEVLVVKTRAAAKNPELRKVRFGVQTSGLTLKAGKGGGSELVDAKGKTVFSSPAPAMWDAASNEAVGRFEMAKNAITVIPDRKLLTAPDTKFPMSIDPDWWVPFGGWAKVFSGKLDSSFWHGGGDVEPPGRFGGQNLGKVGKCWLASGTCNGIGAARTFVQFDIRGLHGAQVVTPNGLSGAEFNAHEVYAPACGGGSRRFGVSLVHANPFGSDLTWRNSQKEFPAPIGGTRREMHGYEPGGACGPANIGWGVGDQVRYSNDQRATHVAFALIAEDETEDYSWKKFDAYSLLVHYNWPPDVPKNFSWSAGTTTRPCSTDVNNPDYASNAAAPITLRATGTDRDGDNLWMRFERWTRHGSMHEPPNAPGPLVNGSEFTDVIPQGTFQHGFQLSWRARAGDYWGPSPFGPQTGTGMCQLDIDNEKPGRPSATPPSESTVGAPAEFTVKANDPDVVEFRYGLAQGGSQCRTTRSVPAEELGGEASFKVTPMKAADWDVWVTAVDRAGNVSSDCELHTLKVAKGASPVAQWALDGRWTDAGVTDPTGGHNGTVALGPTRWTKGRAGDALHFTGTSDSYVAPGGGPAVSTNGSFSVSAWVKLDQANGVTRTAVSQVGDRMSAFSLGYIGEVNRFGFRMATKATDDAELITVTSLKAAQAGVWTHLAGVYDVPTQAMTLYVNGLRQYNVTAVVTTPWESSSVQIGRGKSRGTFGDNWAGDIDEVQIYDRALSDLTYLDPGEDTPRSEVDRLAGTPVEEAYYPLDEGSGGSAGDASGNYRTVGLSNASWVTGKVGSGAVRFADGTGAGLTSQPLVARTDTSFTVAARVRPDVLDDTARTVVSQDGGQHSGFFLQRRKVGSDHKWSFHLVTAPDQTNPTPLSVDAAGSGTVPVQGEWVAIAAVHDAQTGEIRIYVNGHLAGTKAVGTQNSNVTGPLVIGRGRWNGQPAGNWMGSIDEVHVYNGVLADREIAELSAQTEPQPPSAFVGAFGQFAGHDGRRYTGPGPVPPGYYFEGTRGFSAPEGAPDTRPVYSCRYGGGFFLDHAANCAGYEVLGTAGRVYINPPEGVPTLPVYRCVVIASGDHYLSHSDACESTPDKVRTEFLFGYVRTLTPLIRYRGPDGERWTSTHAQFLPSGYKTEKVLGYVSLRSIEGGPPQLKLCEDSRSDVFDEFVSTDVACEGQNDMGAWPSGHLWSEPPDGMESQQLYACRSEGAEWFESLDPFCEGSADFGRPLGYVITRP